The following are encoded in a window of Polynucleobacter sp. VK25 genomic DNA:
- a CDS encoding DASH family cryptochrome, with the protein MTTAIYWFRNDLRLEDNPSFLQACKAADSLLPVYMHQPNLEQETAWGFPRIGEYRQVFLDQSLQDLRSQLRKLGSDLYEVAGDVLDVFEKLKSQIDIGTIYCEQIQAPEELEQVALLRGAGFRINALWQSSMLDAQSLPFPLEDMPDIFTQFRQQVEKKKLKFFNPIEAPKSIPPLPTIQIPPITVANQSTLSNGSKFCGGERSADAYIEHYFERRLPDTYKQTRNELIGMDYSSKFSPWLAQGCCSAGSIAKKLSDYEICYGANDGAYWLWFELLWRDYFRFLHFKYGKRLYYSKGLSKAPSNQFDSEKFLKWSSGHTGESLIDAGMRELKNTGYLSNRMRQIVASYWIYDMQGDWQAGSAWFECQLIDYDVYSNQGNWLYIAGKGTDPRGGRPFNVAKQTQDHDPDGVYRQMWLA; encoded by the coding sequence ATGACGACTGCAATCTATTGGTTTAGAAATGATCTCCGCCTCGAAGATAATCCATCGTTTTTACAGGCATGTAAGGCGGCAGATTCTCTTCTACCGGTCTACATGCATCAGCCTAACTTAGAGCAAGAGACTGCATGGGGATTTCCGAGAATAGGAGAGTATCGTCAGGTATTTTTGGACCAATCTCTTCAGGACTTGCGGAGTCAGCTTAGGAAATTGGGATCAGACTTATATGAGGTGGCTGGTGATGTCTTGGATGTGTTTGAGAAATTAAAATCCCAGATTGATATAGGCACTATCTATTGCGAGCAAATTCAAGCACCAGAAGAGTTAGAGCAAGTGGCGCTATTAAGGGGTGCTGGTTTCCGGATTAACGCGCTCTGGCAATCTAGCATGTTGGATGCTCAGTCCCTGCCATTTCCATTGGAGGATATGCCAGATATCTTTACCCAATTTCGTCAGCAAGTAGAAAAAAAGAAATTAAAGTTTTTCAATCCTATAGAGGCTCCTAAGAGTATTCCTCCGTTGCCGACTATCCAGATCCCCCCGATCACAGTTGCGAACCAAAGCACTTTATCTAATGGCAGTAAGTTTTGTGGAGGGGAGCGCAGTGCCGATGCCTACATCGAACACTATTTTGAGAGACGTCTGCCTGATACTTACAAACAAACACGTAATGAGCTGATCGGCATGGACTATTCCAGCAAATTCTCTCCATGGTTAGCGCAGGGTTGTTGTTCTGCAGGATCTATTGCAAAGAAATTGTCAGATTATGAAATTTGCTATGGGGCAAATGATGGGGCCTACTGGCTTTGGTTTGAATTACTTTGGAGGGACTACTTCCGGTTTCTGCACTTTAAGTATGGCAAAAGGCTCTACTACTCCAAAGGCTTAAGTAAGGCGCCTAGCAATCAGTTTGATAGTGAAAAATTCTTGAAGTGGTCATCTGGCCATACAGGAGAATCGCTGATTGATGCCGGTATGCGTGAATTAAAGAATACGGGCTATCTATCCAATCGTATGCGTCAAATTGTGGCAAGTTATTGGATTTATGACATGCAGGGCGATTGGCAAGCTGGTTCCGCTTGGTTTGAATGTCAATTGATTGACTATGACGTTTATAGCAATCAAGGTAATTGGTTATATATTGCCGGCAAAGGCACGGATCCTAGGGGAGGCAGGCCTTTTAATGTGGCTAAGCAAACCCAAGATCATGATCCGGATGGCGTATATCGCCAAATGTGGCTAGCTTAA
- a CDS encoding exonuclease domain-containing protein yields MNSKLSPYPDLAFVDIETTGSHFDRDRITEIGIKTLAGNDLQVWGRLIDPQTYIPQNIQRLTGISPAMVQGQPCFSELAEELKKELEGKIFVAHNARFDYGFIKASFKRIGIDFKPKVLCTVKLSRLLFPDQPRHNLDTIISSHGLQVSARHRALGDADLLLQFWRVCESKFGQEKLNEAINQLIGNASLPSNIDQHVIDSIPDGPGCYIFYGDNKTPLYIGKSISLRSRVMGHFQGALTQRKEMKLSLQVRDIDWIETSGELGALILESRLIKERMPSMNIKLRRSKDLCAWSLEEDSVGVLTPSLITHHHLAPGLQDNLYGLFYSKREAHSYLKAVAKKYHLCEALLGLEKRIEGKSCFGFQVKQCSGTCINLTPIALHNLQLKTAMELFKVQVWPYSGAIAIQEGGEMIVVDKWCYLGTAINQEELYELADSGEAEFDLDIYKIVKKALSGAYKNQVIQIGAI; encoded by the coding sequence GTGAATAGTAAGCTTAGCCCTTACCCAGATTTAGCTTTTGTTGATATTGAAACCACTGGGTCTCATTTCGATCGTGATCGCATTACTGAAATTGGTATTAAAACCCTAGCGGGTAATGATCTTCAAGTATGGGGAAGGTTGATTGACCCGCAAACCTATATCCCGCAAAACATTCAAAGGCTGACAGGTATTTCGCCAGCAATGGTACAGGGGCAGCCTTGTTTTTCTGAGCTTGCGGAAGAGTTAAAAAAAGAGCTCGAGGGCAAAATCTTTGTCGCTCATAACGCCCGTTTTGATTATGGCTTTATCAAAGCATCCTTTAAGAGGATTGGCATTGACTTTAAGCCGAAAGTTTTATGCACTGTCAAGCTGTCTCGATTACTGTTTCCAGATCAGCCGCGTCATAATCTCGACACCATTATTAGCTCGCATGGTCTACAGGTTAGCGCCAGACATCGTGCACTAGGGGATGCCGACTTATTACTTCAATTTTGGCGTGTATGTGAGTCAAAGTTTGGGCAAGAAAAGTTAAATGAAGCGATCAATCAACTCATTGGCAATGCTAGTCTCCCCTCAAACATCGACCAGCATGTCATTGACTCCATACCCGATGGCCCTGGTTGCTATATCTTTTATGGAGATAATAAGACTCCTCTTTATATTGGCAAGAGCATTTCCTTACGGAGCAGGGTGATGGGGCACTTCCAGGGTGCTTTAACGCAACGTAAAGAAATGAAGCTCTCTTTACAGGTTCGTGATATTGATTGGATTGAAACCAGCGGAGAGTTGGGCGCCTTAATCCTCGAGTCAAGATTAATTAAAGAGCGTATGCCCTCTATGAACATCAAACTTCGGAGATCTAAAGATCTTTGTGCTTGGAGCTTGGAAGAGGATTCTGTGGGTGTGCTCACTCCGTCTTTAATCACCCACCATCATTTGGCCCCTGGGTTACAAGATAATTTATATGGTTTGTTTTATAGCAAGCGAGAGGCGCACTCGTATTTAAAGGCGGTAGCAAAAAAATACCATCTATGTGAAGCATTGCTTGGTCTGGAGAAGCGCATTGAAGGTAAATCTTGCTTTGGCTTTCAAGTAAAGCAATGTAGCGGTACCTGCATTAATCTCACTCCCATTGCCTTGCATAATTTACAGTTAAAAACCGCTATGGAACTTTTTAAGGTGCAGGTTTGGCCATACTCTGGTGCTATTGCCATTCAAGAAGGTGGCGAGATGATTGTGGTCGACAAGTGGTGCTATCTAGGCACTGCGATTAATCAGGAAGAGCTTTACGAATTGGCGGATTCTGGTGAGGCAGAGTTTGATCTCGACATTTATAAGATAGTGAAAAAAGCACTATCAGGAGCCTACAAGAATCAAGTGATTCAGATCGGTGCAATATAG
- a CDS encoding Rrf2 family transcriptional regulator: protein MEVTKAVRVALNTLVDIASHSTNGQLVPAPDIAKRQKISISRIELLLRPLRESGLVVAVKGRTGGYQLSKDPRIITIKDIVLAMNQIKKRKVEVSDIAKELYQSLEAYMMSCISNVTLASAIKDYIPRFSDVQTAPERKPYFHLEKQVTPSQEKKKKGETQKVVKTAFKKVEDVPRGPNSIFSFADYLNRGPSVN from the coding sequence ATGGAAGTCACCAAAGCAGTCAGAGTAGCGCTCAATACACTCGTTGATATTGCAAGCCATTCAACGAATGGGCAGCTTGTCCCTGCTCCCGATATAGCAAAAAGACAGAAAATTTCTATCAGCCGTATCGAGCTGCTATTGCGCCCGCTAAGAGAGTCGGGTCTTGTTGTTGCAGTGAAAGGCCGCACGGGTGGATATCAGCTTTCAAAAGACCCTAGAATTATTACTATCAAAGATATTGTTCTAGCAATGAACCAAATTAAGAAGAGAAAAGTGGAGGTGTCGGATATTGCGAAAGAGCTTTATCAATCACTTGAAGCTTATATGATGAGCTGCATCTCTAATGTGACTCTAGCCTCTGCAATTAAAGATTACATTCCCCGTTTTAGTGATGTGCAGACTGCTCCAGAGCGCAAGCCTTACTTTCACTTGGAAAAGCAGGTTACTCCTAGTCAAGAAAAAAAGAAAAAAGGGGAAACTCAGAAAGTGGTTAAAACAGCCTTCAAAAAAGTTGAGGATGTACCTCGCGGCCCCAATTCTATTTTTAGTTTTGCAGATTATCTAAATAGAGGTCCGTCCGTAAACTAA
- a CDS encoding DUF4149 domain-containing protein yields the protein MIAQIYACLVTYLLINDSQAAGMVANIVVQQLSYYFLGCAFAILSIANILIRRGSSPLKNIRLPLLILMMAVAVVSFLLIPRMDYLRDTALIDGMPVMLSPFANYFQILNVLVMLLLLTQIISSALVAWRLVDSEST from the coding sequence ATGATTGCTCAAATCTATGCTTGCCTCGTAACGTATTTATTAATCAATGATTCTCAGGCGGCAGGTATGGTAGCGAACATAGTTGTACAACAGCTTTCATATTATTTTTTAGGCTGCGCATTCGCAATCTTAAGCATTGCTAATATCCTTATCAGAAGAGGTTCGAGCCCGCTTAAAAATATCCGCCTTCCCTTGCTAATATTGATGATGGCAGTTGCGGTGGTGAGCTTTCTGCTGATACCCCGCATGGATTACTTGCGAGATACGGCGTTGATAGACGGTATGCCGGTCATGCTCTCGCCGTTTGCAAATTACTTCCAGATTTTGAATGTCTTGGTGATGTTATTGCTATTAACGCAGATTATTTCTAGCGCCTTGGTGGCATGGCGCCTGGTTGACTCAGAATCAACCTAG
- a CDS encoding DUF2244 domain-containing protein, translating to MKRWQMRRNCALTPKQLLKFYIALVCLSLIVATGFFVAGVWVIPIFTALELSAVTLGFLIYCRHALDCETIEIDGKCLLVKKFIGYKETVYEFNTQWAKIELPLEGSKIFHISQSNLRIELGQFLRPEQQIPLIAAVRAHLG from the coding sequence ATGAAGCGCTGGCAAATGCGCAGAAACTGCGCGCTCACTCCCAAGCAGCTCCTCAAGTTCTATATTGCCCTGGTTTGTCTCTCGCTGATAGTTGCAACTGGGTTCTTTGTAGCGGGGGTTTGGGTTATTCCCATTTTTACTGCTTTAGAGCTTAGTGCGGTAACGCTCGGATTTTTAATCTACTGTAGACACGCATTAGATTGTGAAACGATTGAAATTGACGGTAAATGTCTTTTGGTCAAAAAATTCATTGGCTACAAAGAGACTGTGTATGAATTTAATACACAGTGGGCCAAAATTGAGCTGCCATTGGAGGGATCGAAAATCTTTCATATAAGCCAATCAAACCTACGCATAGAGCTAGGGCAGTTTCTAAGGCCAGAGCAGCAGATACCCTTGATTGCTGCGGTGCGGGCTCATCTAGGTTGA
- a CDS encoding LON peptidase substrate-binding domain-containing protein, translating into MTNSDSSLRKIPLFPLGTVLFPDGVIALKIFEARYLDMMKTCLREKTEFGVVSIMKDQGAKEDSPPVFSQIGTLALIEDFDPVQPALYMTKSSGTQRFKLLNSQQESNGLWIGEIELLANDPVTPIPEEHQKVVKLLNEIISVIQSEDLLGESPFKKPFKIDDCGWVSNRLAELLPISLAQKNHLLAQTNPRIRLDLVTEIIEDDGLSNLMLH; encoded by the coding sequence ATGACTAATTCAGACTCCTCCCTTCGAAAAATACCGCTATTCCCACTGGGCACCGTACTGTTTCCGGACGGCGTAATCGCCCTCAAGATCTTTGAGGCACGCTACCTCGACATGATGAAGACATGCTTACGTGAAAAAACAGAGTTTGGCGTTGTTAGCATCATGAAGGATCAGGGCGCCAAAGAAGATTCGCCCCCAGTCTTTTCTCAAATCGGAACCCTGGCCCTAATTGAAGACTTTGACCCTGTTCAACCTGCCTTGTATATGACCAAGTCATCTGGAACACAGCGCTTTAAGCTTCTGAATAGTCAACAAGAGTCAAATGGACTGTGGATCGGTGAGATAGAGCTTCTAGCAAATGATCCCGTGACACCTATCCCTGAAGAGCATCAAAAGGTAGTGAAATTATTGAATGAAATTATTTCAGTCATTCAAAGTGAAGATTTATTGGGTGAATCCCCTTTCAAGAAGCCTTTCAAAATAGATGACTGCGGGTGGGTGTCCAATCGCCTTGCAGAACTTTTGCCTATCTCTCTAGCTCAAAAGAACCATTTGCTAGCCCAAACCAATCCCCGAATCAGACTCGATCTGGTGACGGAAATTATCGAAGATGATGGCTTAAGTAATCTCATGCTGCACTAA
- a CDS encoding oxygenase MpaB family protein — MLDELIRKTIREMVGGGGPPVAFLTPSGDRGLFGPESIAWKVHADFISMMIGGISSLIMQALHPQALAGVWDHSSFREDLKGRLGRTAFFIAATTYGSTEMADKVIERVNQIHAKISGFDEFGKPYSATDPHLLSWVHLTETHSFMQSFEDYRKEKLSPQEKDQYFLEMKSLGERMGAHSLPSTYAKTGSAIQGYIPELYFGERAKSILDLLENFPSKLAAKPFIKLITRAGYLNLPDWVYPFIKRPTPNLIERLAVKKSVDLIAVPIREALKDGVAAHSLRRVYG; from the coding sequence ATGCTTGATGAGCTGATTCGTAAAACGATTCGTGAAATGGTGGGTGGTGGCGGGCCACCGGTAGCATTTCTAACGCCATCAGGTGATCGTGGTCTCTTTGGCCCAGAATCGATTGCCTGGAAAGTGCATGCGGACTTTATCTCGATGATGATCGGTGGCATTAGCTCGCTGATCATGCAAGCACTTCATCCACAAGCCTTAGCAGGAGTATGGGACCACTCTAGCTTTAGGGAGGATCTCAAAGGCAGATTGGGAAGAACAGCCTTCTTTATTGCCGCTACCACCTATGGATCAACTGAGATGGCAGACAAAGTGATTGAAAGGGTTAACCAGATTCATGCAAAGATTAGCGGCTTTGATGAATTCGGAAAACCATATTCAGCTACCGATCCACATCTACTGTCTTGGGTCCATCTCACGGAAACACACAGCTTTATGCAGTCTTTCGAGGATTATCGAAAAGAGAAATTAAGCCCGCAGGAAAAGGATCAATACTTTCTTGAAATGAAATCCCTTGGTGAAAGAATGGGCGCCCATTCTTTACCTAGCACCTATGCCAAAACAGGCAGTGCAATTCAAGGCTATATCCCTGAACTTTACTTTGGAGAGCGTGCAAAAAGCATTCTCGATTTGCTCGAGAACTTCCCTAGTAAGCTTGCAGCCAAACCCTTCATTAAACTCATTACTCGCGCAGGCTATCTCAATCTTCCAGATTGGGTCTATCCATTCATCAAGAGACCAACCCCCAATCTGATTGAGCGCTTAGCAGTAAAAAAGAGTGTTGATTTAATTGCAGTACCCATTCGCGAGGCCCTTAAGGATGGGGTGGCCGCCCACTCACTCCGTAGAGTTTATGGATAA
- a CDS encoding DUF4149 domain-containing protein has translation MITNYLISGMVGIMLFFTIVVAPTVFKVLPVEWSSKYVRNFFPKYYACLGLITTACIFTATDGVSKILLAICALLFAFTLSYLTGKINEAKDQGQSRRFHLLHGVSVVINLFQLITFIYLLVK, from the coding sequence ATGATCACTAATTACCTAATATCAGGCATGGTTGGCATCATGCTTTTCTTCACTATAGTTGTCGCCCCGACTGTTTTTAAGGTGCTCCCCGTCGAATGGTCAAGCAAGTATGTTCGGAACTTTTTTCCCAAGTACTATGCTTGCCTGGGCTTAATTACTACTGCCTGCATTTTTACTGCGACTGATGGAGTTAGCAAGATCTTATTAGCGATTTGTGCACTGCTCTTTGCCTTTACCCTCTCTTATCTAACTGGAAAAATTAATGAGGCCAAGGATCAAGGGCAAAGTCGTCGTTTTCATCTACTGCATGGCGTAAGCGTTGTTATCAACTTATTTCAGTTAATTACTTTTATCTATCTTCTAGTCAAATAA
- a CDS encoding alpha-ketoglutarate-dependent dioxygenase AlkB — protein sequence MMQSTLFETPLGDSALNILSKDGSTHYFPKVFAEQSAAQFMNQLQASLTWEPDQLMMFGKLVTTRRKVAWVGDPKCSYTYSGVKKNPQNWTSELLLIKAQLEEISRAKFNSCLLNLYHDGGDGMGWHSDDEKELDPTSPIASLSLGAKRKFAFRHKKDQETISLFLENGSALIMHPPTQEYWQHTLPKTKTVPDIRMNLTFRKINTHAK from the coding sequence ATGATGCAAAGTACATTATTTGAAACCCCACTTGGCGACTCTGCTTTGAATATTTTGTCAAAGGATGGGAGCACTCATTACTTCCCCAAGGTCTTTGCCGAACAAAGTGCCGCCCAATTCATGAACCAGCTTCAGGCATCACTTACATGGGAGCCTGATCAACTCATGATGTTTGGAAAATTGGTGACCACTCGCCGTAAAGTTGCCTGGGTTGGTGATCCAAAGTGTAGCTATACATATTCTGGGGTAAAAAAGAATCCGCAAAACTGGACATCTGAGCTTTTACTCATCAAGGCTCAACTAGAAGAAATATCACGAGCCAAGTTTAATTCTTGCTTATTAAACCTCTACCATGATGGAGGCGATGGTATGGGTTGGCATAGTGATGATGAAAAAGAACTCGATCCCACATCTCCGATCGCCTCACTTAGTCTTGGGGCAAAACGTAAGTTTGCCTTTCGCCACAAAAAGGATCAAGAAACAATTTCGCTTTTTTTGGAGAACGGTAGCGCCCTCATCATGCATCCGCCTACCCAAGAGTATTGGCAGCACACTTTACCGAAAACCAAAACTGTGCCGGACATTCGCATGAATTTAACATTTAGAAAAATCAATACTCATGCAAAATGA
- a CDS encoding NAD(P)/FAD-dependent oxidoreductase has protein sequence MQNEVKPKAAVAIIGAGLAGLSCANRLQTLGFQVQVYEKSRGPSGRMSTRHGESWSVDHGAQYFTARDPAFIEILNTWIEAGVVAKWQPRLSVYEGGQWRESNSSERRYVGVPAMNSPGQFLAKNISIEFNQTIDKIYQQNGKWLLHSLENGDITQSFDYLVLAIPTPQSSALAKLVDHSTEATCSSVNMQGCWTVMARFSEKISMPFDAAFINNEIISWISRNNSKPGRTGQETWTIHANPQWSQQWIELDQDEASRLILESAKKLGLNCQNAEISIHRWRYASGAINTEMGCILNKDTNLGLCGDWLNGGRVEGAWLSGYQLASAIHISATFNP, from the coding sequence ATGCAAAATGAGGTCAAACCCAAAGCTGCCGTGGCTATCATTGGCGCAGGCTTAGCAGGCCTTAGTTGTGCCAATAGATTGCAAACGCTTGGCTTTCAAGTTCAGGTCTATGAAAAGAGTCGCGGGCCAAGTGGTCGGATGAGTACTCGCCATGGTGAGAGTTGGTCAGTGGATCATGGAGCTCAATATTTCACGGCGCGAGATCCAGCATTCATTGAAATCCTGAATACCTGGATTGAGGCAGGTGTCGTAGCTAAATGGCAGCCACGCTTATCTGTATATGAAGGTGGCCAGTGGCGAGAGAGCAATTCCAGTGAGCGCCGTTATGTGGGCGTGCCTGCCATGAACTCACCTGGTCAATTTTTAGCTAAAAATATATCCATTGAATTTAATCAGACTATCGATAAGATTTATCAGCAAAATGGGAAATGGTTGCTTCACAGCCTAGAGAATGGCGATATTACCCAATCATTTGATTACTTAGTATTAGCAATTCCTACCCCTCAGAGTTCCGCTCTAGCCAAATTAGTAGATCACTCTACTGAAGCAACTTGCTCTAGCGTAAATATGCAAGGCTGTTGGACGGTGATGGCACGTTTCTCAGAAAAAATTTCCATGCCTTTTGATGCTGCCTTCATTAATAATGAAATCATCAGCTGGATCTCTCGAAATAATTCTAAGCCTGGACGTACTGGCCAAGAAACCTGGACAATACATGCAAACCCTCAATGGAGTCAGCAATGGATCGAGCTAGATCAAGATGAAGCAAGCAGGCTAATTCTGGAATCCGCAAAGAAGCTCGGTCTAAATTGCCAGAATGCTGAAATTTCTATCCATCGCTGGCGTTACGCAAGCGGCGCAATCAATACAGAAATGGGATGTATTCTGAATAAAGATACCAATCTTGGTCTCTGTGGAGATTGGCTCAATGGTGGCAGAGTTGAAGGAGCATGGCTTAGCGGCTATCAATTAGCAAGCGCAATTCATATTTCAGCAACATTTAACCCATAA
- a CDS encoding dihydroneopterin aldolase, producing the protein MSRKASIELRDLKLQTQIGTYKTGDIIPDSHLLDLTLWIDSNLVFISEDNMGNVFDYDPLIVDITRLASDCHYETQERLMSRIIEACASYPQIQSLEIGLRKSPVHNSSGSLGVRLNLDQEALSKLRS; encoded by the coding sequence ATGTCCCGCAAAGCATCTATCGAATTACGAGATCTCAAGCTGCAAACTCAGATTGGCACATACAAAACTGGTGACATTATCCCTGACAGTCATTTATTGGACCTCACCCTTTGGATTGACTCGAATCTCGTATTCATTTCTGAGGACAATATGGGCAATGTTTTTGATTACGATCCTCTTATTGTTGATATTACGAGGCTAGCTAGTGATTGTCATTATGAAACTCAGGAAAGATTAATGAGCAGAATCATTGAGGCTTGTGCAAGCTACCCTCAAATCCAATCCCTAGAAATTGGCCTTAGAAAATCACCCGTTCACAATAGCTCGGGCTCACTTGGCGTTAGACTAAACCTGGACCAGGAAGCGCTATCAAAGTTAAGAAGCTAG
- a CDS encoding histidine phosphatase family protein codes for MNFSNILISTLASITFSLFPLLANANLASDLNDGQHVLLMRHADAPGYGDPTGYQLDKCATQRNLGDYGKKQAVIIGDWLKSQGITSANVISSQWCRCMDTAKLLNKGPVQISPALGSFFDDMSLEKKQTKELEKLIQSKLNSNNKVPLILVTHHVNIQAYTGKVVNVGDMVLVKVNQNGQHLSHQIYPSP; via the coding sequence ATGAATTTCAGCAACATCTTGATCTCAACACTAGCGAGTATTACGTTTAGTCTTTTTCCCCTGCTAGCAAACGCTAATTTAGCGAGTGATTTAAATGATGGGCAGCACGTTCTTCTCATGCGACATGCAGATGCCCCGGGCTATGGGGATCCTACTGGCTACCAACTAGATAAATGTGCCACCCAAAGAAATCTAGGTGACTATGGAAAGAAACAAGCCGTCATCATAGGAGATTGGCTAAAAAGTCAGGGGATTACTTCCGCAAACGTCATTAGCAGTCAGTGGTGTCGTTGTATGGATACAGCCAAACTATTAAATAAGGGGCCTGTTCAGATCTCACCAGCTCTTGGTTCATTCTTCGACGACATGAGTCTTGAAAAAAAGCAAACAAAAGAGTTGGAAAAACTTATTCAATCCAAACTCAATAGCAATAACAAGGTGCCACTGATTTTGGTAACCCACCACGTCAATATACAAGCCTATACAGGCAAGGTGGTGAACGTAGGCGATATGGTGTTAGTAAAGGTCAATCAGAATGGGCAGCATTTATCTCACCAGATATACCCTAGCCCCTAA
- a CDS encoding cupin domain-containing protein: MNINADYSQRVVINHHDLPWAPSPEPGVARRMLDRMGDEVAKATSIVRYEPGAQFKTHTHEFGEEILVLDGVFGDETGEYPAGTYLMNPPGSSHAPFSKAGCTLFVKLRHLGPDQVAREVIDTKTAPWYQGMVPGLHVMPLMQQGSGSTLVRWAPQTYFNPHKHYGGEEIFVVDGVFEDEHGRYPAGSWIRSPHMSLHQPFSKEGCTIFVKTGHLHVDGDSSDTKQAAYYR, translated from the coding sequence ATGAACATCAATGCTGATTACAGCCAACGGGTCGTTATAAATCATCATGACTTGCCATGGGCTCCCAGTCCCGAGCCAGGTGTCGCAAGACGCATGCTCGATCGCATGGGTGATGAGGTGGCAAAGGCGACCTCTATCGTGCGCTATGAACCTGGAGCCCAATTTAAAACCCATACTCATGAATTTGGTGAGGAGATCTTGGTATTAGATGGGGTCTTTGGCGATGAGACTGGCGAATATCCTGCTGGCACGTACCTGATGAATCCACCGGGATCTTCCCATGCGCCATTCAGTAAAGCTGGATGTACTCTTTTTGTAAAGTTACGCCATCTTGGTCCAGATCAAGTGGCACGAGAAGTAATTGACACCAAAACTGCTCCTTGGTACCAAGGTATGGTTCCGGGTCTTCATGTGATGCCACTAATGCAGCAGGGTAGCGGCTCAACCTTAGTTCGATGGGCGCCTCAAACGTATTTCAATCCCCACAAGCATTACGGAGGTGAGGAAATTTTTGTAGTTGATGGTGTTTTTGAAGATGAGCATGGGCGCTATCCCGCCGGCTCTTGGATCAGAAGCCCCCATATGAGCCTGCATCAGCCTTTTAGCAAAGAGGGCTGCACCATCTTTGTAAAAACAGGGCACCTACATGTGGATGGTGATTCAAGCGATACCAAGCAGGCTGCTTACTATCGTTAG
- a CDS encoding SDR family NAD(P)-dependent oxidoreductase, which translates to MSLLPKPFNALVIGSSGTIGSHFVKLLESNPSCSRVIGIHRNSAHAIDYHHPETIEISASSLADLGPFQLIINTIGVLHSEQWMPEKKLDDLNQAQLSEMFNTNTIGPALTIKYFSKLLDPKHGVMATLSAKVGSIEDNRLGGWYSYRASKAALNMIIKTASIEFARTKPNIALIALHPGTVNSGLSQPFRGQQIGRDPLEAVTDMFSVLANVEKEDSGSFLTYSGEKLPW; encoded by the coding sequence ATGAGCTTGCTTCCAAAACCATTTAACGCCCTTGTTATTGGATCCTCAGGGACTATAGGGTCACATTTCGTAAAACTACTCGAGAGTAATCCGTCATGCTCAAGAGTGATTGGTATTCACCGAAACTCGGCTCATGCTATCGACTACCATCACCCCGAGACCATTGAAATATCTGCCAGCAGCCTGGCAGACTTGGGGCCATTTCAACTAATCATCAATACCATTGGTGTACTGCACTCAGAACAATGGATGCCTGAAAAGAAATTGGATGATTTAAACCAAGCTCAACTCAGCGAAATGTTTAACACCAATACCATTGGCCCAGCTTTAACAATAAAGTACTTCTCAAAACTCTTGGATCCAAAGCATGGGGTCATGGCAACACTATCCGCTAAGGTAGGCAGTATTGAAGATAATCGATTGGGTGGATGGTATAGCTATAGAGCTTCTAAGGCCGCACTCAATATGATCATCAAAACGGCTTCTATCGAATTTGCAAGAACAAAACCCAATATCGCTTTGATTGCCCTTCACCCCGGCACTGTGAACTCTGGATTGTCTCAACCTTTTCGCGGTCAGCAAATCGGCAGAGATCCTTTAGAAGCTGTAACTGATATGTTTAGTGTTCTTGCAAATGTAGAGAAAGAAGATTCGGGAAGCTTTCTGACTTACTCAGGAGAAAAGCTGCCTTGGTAG